TCGGCCGCGTAGTCGAGCAGCGCCTTGGAGACCGTGCCCAGCTCGGTCTGCAGATCGTTGCCGGCCGCCGCGACCGGCGCGGTCGTCGCGAAGAGCTGGTCGGCCTCAGGGGCCTTGTAGAAAGGTTCCAGCTGTTTGAAGTTGGCATCGATCAGCAGACCCGCCGCACCGACCGCCATCCCGTCGAACGCGATGTCGCCGGCGTCCGTCTCCAGTTGCTCCAGATTCCCCGTGAACTCCGGTATCTCGGCCGAGACAACGGGCCTGTCCTCGCTCACGCCTACCCCCGTGGACGCCCTCGCAGATACGTTCCCTCAACTCGGCGCCCGGCCCGCACGTCTGACGCACCGACACAAGGACCCACACGGACACCCAGTCGATCATTTGTACCAAAATTGCGATCGCGATCCCACGCACTTCTGGCCAAAGGTCGCCCCTCCGGGACATCCGGCCCCCACACACGACCCTTACGTCCACATCAGGCACACTCGAACCCACCGAGAATCAACGGCGGACCAGGGTCGACATCCCGTCAGAAGCGGGACGAGCCCGGCCCCCTGAGGCCACAGAAGTGCAATAACGACGGAACCACACCACAGGTTCCGCTTGATCCTCATTGCCCGGCGTGACCTGCCGTGATACACAGAGTGACGATACGACCCTTCGTTTACCGTTCCGCGCCCCCCGTTAGGGTCCCGCACGGGTCGGCGGCAAGGGATCCGTACGAAACCCGCCAATCAATGACGCCAAGTCGACATACGGCAGCCTCATTGTCGGCGAGAATGGGCCCGACCTCTGCGCACCCGCGCGGAGGCGTGCGACGCGTACGCCGAGGCGCACACGTCGCACGACGCACGCAGACAACAGAACTACCCACTAGGGGCGGTGACTTACATGTTCGTAGCGGCCGACAAGGGCGACATCACCACCATCATCGGCGGAATCGCCCCCGACTGGGGGCCTTTCGGCGACCTGGGCAACGAGGCACGCGTGATGATCGAGGTCGTGATGGCGGTCGCCATCCTCCTCTGCCTCGGCATCGCGATCTGGGGTGCGGCCAAACAGCGCATCGGCGCGACCGCCCTCCGCGACACCTTCAGCGCCGAACAGGGCAAGGGCCTCATCATCGCCGGCCTCACCGGCGTCTTCATCATCGGCTCCTTGGGCACGCTCTTCACCATCGTGTACGGCATGGCCGTGTAGCGCGGCCGCCGGCACCCGCCCCGGCCGGGCCACCGGCCTCGCCCGGTCCCCCTCCCACCCCACCCGTCCGTCGTGCCCACCGGCTGAGGTTGCGTTTCCCTGATGTCGAGTCTCCACACCGCGCCCGCGCGGGAACCAGCGCGGCTACCGTCGTACTGCTACGCCTTTCGGTACGACGTCGAAGTTGAAGGGGCGACCGCGGCATGAGTCTCGGCGACGAGCACGGGTACCGCGAGTCCTCGCGCTCCGGGGACGACGGGGCGTACGGGGGGTACGCCGGCACCGGCCAGACCCGGACCCGCCTCCCCGACGGCGGCGGCGACCCCTACGGCGGCGCCCCCCGCCGCCCCCGCTCCTCCTCCAGAAGCCTCGTCACCATCGTCGGCGTGGTCGTCCTCCTCATCGCCGCGATCGCCTTCGCGAACCGCGGCGGCGGTGGCTCCGACACGTCGGGAGACTCCACCACGGACAAGCCGGAGACTGCGCCTACGGCGGCTTCGGGGGAGCGCCCGGTCACCACGAAGACCGACGGCATCCCCTCCGGCTTCGCCCACGACCAGCAGGGCGCCGAATCGGCGGCAGCCAACTACTCCGTGGTGCTGGTCTCGGCCGACATCCTCAAGCCCGCGCGGCGCGGTGAGATCGTGCGGCAGGTCTTCGTGGCCGAGAAGGTGACCGACCTGGAGGACAAGCTCAACAAGGCCTACGACTCGAACTTCCTGGCCGACGTGGGCTTGGACGCGGATGGCAACGCCCCCTCCGGTAGCACCTACGTCTCACGCACCATGCCGGTCGGCACCAAGACCACCAGCTACTCGGACGACACGGCGACCGTCGAGGTCTGGTGCACCGGCGTGTTCGGCATGGCGTCGGAGGAGACGACCAGCCCCGTCACCAGCGACTGGTTCACCATGACCCTCCAGCTGCGCTGGGCCAACGGTGACTGGAAGGTCGACAGCTTCGCTCAGAAGGAAGGCCCCGCGCCGGTCAACGGTGACAACAAGGTGTCGACGGCTGACGAGATCTCGAAGGCCGTCGAGGAGTACGGAGGGTTCACTTATGCCCGGTAGGTCGCACCACGTACTCAAGGTCACCGCGGTCCTCACTGCCGTTCAGACTGTGGCCGTTCTGCTGGCCACCAAGGCAGCCGCAGCACCCACACCTTCACCGTCGCCCTCTCCCTCGGACGACCGCTGTGACCTCATTGTCGGCCCCGCCAAGGACTACTGCGAACGAGGCGCCGGCGAGAAAGCCGACACCAGCACCCTCCCCAACGACGTAACCACCACCCTCGACCCCCTCTCCTCCCTGGCCCAAGGCTGCGCCGACGCCGCCTCCTGGACCGTCGACAAGCTCTCCGAAGCCGTCAACGAGACCGCGAACGTCGACTTCACGAACATGACGTTCCTGAAGCACTACGCGGTCGTGTTCGCGGCCTCCGCCATCCTCACGCTCGTGCTGTGGCTCCTCGCGGTTACCAAGCGAGCCGTCCGCGGCGTGCCGTTCACCACGGCGATCTCCGAAGCCGTGGGCTTCCTCTGGCTGACCGTGCTGGCGTCCGCCTTCACCCCGCTCATCCTCTACACCATCGTCTCCGCCACCGACGGCGTCAGCGACATCATCGCCAAGACCACCGGCAACCAGACGGACACGTTCTTCGGCACGTTCTCCGAGGCCCTGAAGAAGGGCAACGACATCGGCGGCGGCCCCATCATGCTGATCCTGGTGTCGCTGGTCTCCATCGTCGCCGCCGGCGTGCTGTACCTGGAGCTGTACCTGAGGGCCGTCCTCCTCTACGTCGGCGCCCTCCTCGGCGTCGTCGTCTACGCCGGCCTCGTCGACAAGGACCTCTGGGGCCACGTCCGCCGCTGGGCGGGCATCATGATCGCGATCATCCTGGTCAAGCCCGTCATCGTCATCGTGCTCGGCCTCGCCGGCGCCCTGACCACCGAGGACGGCCCCGACTCCCTCGCCGCGGTCGTCTCCGGCCTCGCCATCATCCTGCTCGCCATCTTCGCCTCGGCGATGATCTACCGCTTCGTCCCGGGCTTCGGCGACGAGATCGCCAACTCCCGCAACAACCGCATCATGCGCGGCGCGGAGGGCAAGGCCGCCGCCGTCATCAGCTCCCCCGCCACCCTCGTCGCCCAGGGCATCAAGACCCACAGCTCCCGGGCCGACAACAACGGCGGCGGAGGCGGAAGCAGCACCCCCCGCCCGTCCAACCCCGCATCCGGCGGCGTGGCCGCCCACAGCTCGCGCAGCGCGAGCGGAGGCGGCGGAACTGTCCCCTCCGCCGCACCCCCGCCCCGCACGAGCCCGGTCAACACCCCCCACGCCGGCAACACCCGCAACAGCAACCGCACGGGAGGTGAAGGGCGTTGACGACCGATTCCCACCATCTGTCCCATCCGATCACGCCCCGCCGTACATATCTGATCGGCCGCGCCCGGCCGAACGCGATCATCGGCCGGAACCGCGAGTCCGGCGAGATCGCGTTGATCATCGCGGGCGCGTTCCTCGGCATGATGTGCGGCCTCCTCGTCCCGGTGCTCGTCCCGCGCATCGCCCTGCTGACCGGCTTCCCGCTGCTGGCGCTGGCCGCCGTGTACATCCCGTACAAGCGGCGGACCTTCTACAAGTGGTTCGAGATCAACCGCAGTTACAAGCGCAGCCTGCGCAAGGGCACGACGTACCGTTCCGCCAACATGGAGGCCGGCACCCGTCTCGACGGCCGTGAGGTCGAGGTCGGCCCCCCGCCCGGCATCGGCCGCATCACCTGGCTCGCCGCGCCCTTCGGCCCCGACGAGATCGCCGTCCTGCTGCACGCCGACCGCCGGACCGTCACCGCCGCCATCGAGATCGAGGGCCCCGGCGTCGGCCTGCGCGACTCCGAGGACCAGGAAGCCCTCGTCGACCGCTTCGGCACCCTCCTCAAGCACGTGGCCAACGGCGACGGCTTCGTCACCCGCCTCCAGATGCTCGCCCGCACGCTCCCGGCCGACCCGGACGCCCACGCCAAGGACGTCGCCCAGCGCGGCGACGACCGCGCCCCCGGCTGGCTGCAGCAGTCGTACGACCAGTTGCAGTCCATGGTCTCCACCAGCAGCGAGCAGCACCGCGCGTACCTCGTCGCCTGTATGCACTACAGCCGCGAACTGGCCGCCGAGGGCCACGCCATGGCCCGCGCCGCCCGCCCGCACGGCCGCAAGCTGGACAAGGACGCCGGCCTCGCCGTCGTCATGGCCCGCGAGCTGACGGATATCTGCT
This genomic stretch from Streptomyces deccanensis harbors:
- a CDS encoding energy-coupling factor transporter transmembrane protein EcfT codes for the protein MPGRSHHVLKVTAVLTAVQTVAVLLATKAAAAPTPSPSPSPSDDRCDLIVGPAKDYCERGAGEKADTSTLPNDVTTTLDPLSSLAQGCADAASWTVDKLSEAVNETANVDFTNMTFLKHYAVVFAASAILTLVLWLLAVTKRAVRGVPFTTAISEAVGFLWLTVLASAFTPLILYTIVSATDGVSDIIAKTTGNQTDTFFGTFSEALKKGNDIGGGPIMLILVSLVSIVAAGVLYLELYLRAVLLYVGALLGVVVYAGLVDKDLWGHVRRWAGIMIAIILVKPVIVIVLGLAGALTTEDGPDSLAAVVSGLAIILLAIFASAMIYRFVPGFGDEIANSRNNRIMRGAEGKAAAVISSPATLVAQGIKTHSSRADNNGGGGGSSTPRPSNPASGGVAAHSSRSASGGGGTVPSAAPPPRTSPVNTPHAGNTRNSNRTGGEGR
- a CDS encoding SCO6880 family protein translates to MTTDSHHLSHPITPRRTYLIGRARPNAIIGRNRESGEIALIIAGAFLGMMCGLLVPVLVPRIALLTGFPLLALAAVYIPYKRRTFYKWFEINRSYKRSLRKGTTYRSANMEAGTRLDGREVEVGPPPGIGRITWLAAPFGPDEIAVLLHADRRTVTAAIEIEGPGVGLRDSEDQEALVDRFGTLLKHVANGDGFVTRLQMLARTLPADPDAHAKDVAQRGDDRAPGWLQQSYDQLQSMVSTSSEQHRAYLVACMHYSRELAAEGHAMARAARPHGRKLDKDAGLAVVMARELTDICSRLQEADIRVRQPLGQGRLASLIHSMYDPDHPIDHIQAMTKRNAWPAELDAMEPDYLQAKTRESSTRAPWCHATAWVKEWPMTPVGVNFLAPLLVHTPDVIRTVAVTMDLEPTEVAIERMLTEKTNDEAEASRAAKMNRTVDPRDVASHSRLDQRGEDLASGAAGVNLVGYITVSSRSPEALARDKRTIRASAGKSYLKLEWCDREHHRAFVNTLPFATGIRR